One genomic region from Mangifera indica cultivar Alphonso chromosome 17, CATAS_Mindica_2.1, whole genome shotgun sequence encodes:
- the LOC123200271 gene encoding receptor-like protein 9a, with translation MSCKWLLMLFLVIKLVCLGEGCWDEERIALLQLKHFFNNYNSYYKRLNLYDWVDNSDCCAWERVECDNNTGRVIQVNLHETRDWELREWYLNTSLFSPLQQLKGLVLSYNNIGGCIENAGFERLRNLEELHLSRNKFNNSIFSSLASLFSLKTLTLSENNLNGIINIQGLSNLEVMDLSYNNLNNRILFSVAGLSSLKSLYLQNVGLKGSVDVEGLYYLKNLEELDMNWNRIGQFVNSKDHGALKKLTILYLEGMKTTNATALFLSTLMSFSSLKTLHLSYNNVTQIEITQELHSVTSSVEELFLDFNKLHINFPNIVKICPSLKFLAMRSCEFNGFSEVEELQNLTSLEEMHLDDSKLPRSFLRFVAPFTSLKVLSMRNCEFNGIPQVQGPLNLKNLESLDMVNTTLNTSFSKIFRLGTSLKTLSLSHCRLSGTLADQGLCELMDLEELDIGYNDLTGVLPPCLANLTSLRQLDISSNQINGNISSSPLDNLKSIEFLHISNNLFQIPISLNSFFNLSNLKEFWSENNHLYVEAMSYSLTPKFQLNWIILSGYGSVGTFPKFLYHQHDLESVDLSHNNLTGEFPYWLLYNNTQLETLFLVNNSLSGNVELSSQSHMNLFTLDISLNLFHGQIPTNIGAKLPHLAYLNMSRNVFNGNIPSSFSNMSSLISMDISNNNLFGGLPEQLAISCSSLRVLVLSNNNLQGRIFSNNFEFTQFNRLQLDGNNFSGRIPKSLFNCSTLQMLYLNDNNLSGKIPRGFGNLSHLVDIVMFNNQLEGPLPKEFCQSQNLEILDLSKNNIFGSLPPCLCHSNIRQVHLSRNRLRGQLKDALYINSSSLEILDLSYNHIEGNIPSWIEKLLSLRYLILRNNNLEGELPTQLCKLEELRLIDLSQNNLFGKIPSCLNFTSLREGYENDESLIYDLMVNYITIGRGYEESVQFTTKSMLYSYKAKILALMSGIDLSCNKLFGEIPHQIGNFTGIHTLNLSHNNLTGSIPTTFSNLKQIESLDLSYNNLNGNIPSELIEIYTLSVFSVAYNNLSGRTPKRIRQFATFEESSYEGNIFLCGLPLNKSCSPLESPSLAPKASSIIKEDDSDFVDKDIFYVSFVVTYIVVLIAFAAILYVNPYWRRTWFYLVEMWILSSYYFVIDHLTLFYR, from the exons ATGAGTTGTAAGTGGCTTTTGATGTTGTTTTTAGTAATTAAGTTGGTTTGTTTGGGTGAGGGGTGTTGGGATGAAGAGAGAATTGCCCTTCTTCAACTTAaacattttttcaataattataattcttatTACAAACGTCTTAACCTCTATGATTGGGTGGACAATTCCGACTGTTGTGCATGGGAAAGAGTTGAGTGTGACAACAATACTGGCAGAGTCATCCAAGTCAATCTCCATGAAACAAGAGATTGGGAATTAAGAGAATGGTATCTAAATACATCTTTGTTTTCTCCTCTCCAACAACTTAAGGGGTTAGTTTTAAGTTACAATAACATAGGCGGTTGTATTGAAAACGCAG GTTTCGAGAGGCTGAGAAACTTGGAGGAACTACATTTATCTAGAAACAAATTCAACAATAGCATCTTTTCATCTCTAGCAAGTCTCTTCTCATTAAAAACATTGACTCTAAGTGAGAACAATTTGAATGGGATTATTAATATTCAAG GTTTGAGTAATTTGGAGGTTATGGATTTAAGTTATAACAACCTCAACAATAGAATATTATTCTCTGTAGCTGGTCTCTCTTCATTGAAATCTTTGTATCTACAAAATGTTGGATTGAAGGGAAGTGTTGATGTTGAAG GACTATATTATTTGAAGAACTTAGAGGAATTGGACATGAACTGGAATAGGATTGGCCAATTTGTAAACTCCAAAG ATCATGGAGCCTTGAAGAAGCTGACTATCCTTTATCTAGAGGGTATGAAAACCACTAATGCAACTGCCCTTTTCCTATCAACATTAATGTCATTCTCCTCCTTGAAGACGCTTCACCTTTCATATAATAATGTTACTCAAATAGAGATTACTCAAG AGTTGCACAGTGTGACCAGTAGCGTGGAAGAATTGTTCTTGGATTTTAATAAGCTCCATATAAACTTTccaaatattgttaaaatttgtcCTTCACTAAAATTTTTGGCAATGAGGAGTTGTGAGTTCAATGGCTTCTCAGAAGTTGAAG AGTTGCAAAATTTGACCAGCTTGGAAGAAATGCACTTGGATGATTCTAAGCTCCCCAGAAGCTTTCTACGATTTGTTGCACCTTTTACTTCACTGAAAGTTTTGTCAATGAGAAATTGTGAGTTCAATGGCATCCCACAAGTTCAAg GTCCccttaatctaaaaaatttggaaagtttGGACATGGTTAATACTACTCTCAACACAAGCTTTTCTAAAATCTTTAGACTGGGAACTTCtcttaaaacattatcattGTCTCACTGCAGACTTAGTGGCACATTAGCTGACCAAG GCTTGTGTGAGCTGATGGATTTGGAAGAGTTAGATATTGGCTATAATGATTTAACGGGTGTCTTACCTCCATGTCTTGCAAATTTGACTTCACTTCGACAATTAGATATATCTTCCAACCAAATTAATGGAAACATCTCCTCATCTCCCCTTGATAACCTAAAATCCATTGAATTTCTCCACATTTCAAACAATCTTTTTCAAATCCCAATTTcactcaattcattttttaatctttcaaacCTCAAAGAATTTTGGAGTGAAAATAACCACTTATATGTTGAAGCCATGTCATATTCCTTGACCCCAAAATTCCAATTAAATTGGATCATATTATCTGGCTATGGAAGTGTTGGCACttttcccaaatttctttatcaTCAACATGACTTAGAAAGTGTTGATCTCTCTCACAATAACTTGACTGGAGAATTTCCATACTGGTTGTTGTACAATAATACCCAATTGGAAACACTCTTTCTAGTTAATAATTCTCTTTCAGGAAATGTTGAGTTGTCATCTCAATCCCATATGAATTTATTCACACTAGATATCTCCTTAAATTTATTCCATGGTCAAATTCCGACAAATATTGGTGCAAAACTACCACACCTAGCATATTTAAATATGTCTAGAAATGTTTTCAACGGTAATATTCCATCTTCTTTTAGTAATATGAGCTCCTTGATAAGTATGGACATATCAAACAATAACTTGTTTGGTGGATTACCTGAACAGTTAGCCATAAGTTGCTCCTCACTAAGAGTACTTGTGCTATCAAACAACAATTTGCAAGGTCGGatcttttctaataattttgaGTTTACACAGTTTAATAGATTACAATTGGATGGCAATAATTTTAGTGGAAGGATTCCAAaaagtttgtttaattgttCTACTTTGCAAATGTTGTATCTTAATGACAACAATCTCTCAGGTAAAATCCCAAGAGGGTTTGGAAATCTATCACATTTAGTTGATATAGTGATGTTTAATAATCAACTTGAAGGTCCACTTCCAAAGGAATTTTGTCAATCtcaaaatcttgaaattttGGATCTTTCAAAGAACAATATATTTGGGAGTTTACCACCTTGTCTTTGCCATTCAAATATCAGACAGGTTCATTTGTCTAGAAATAGATTAAGGGGACAATTAAAAGATGCTCTCTATATTAATAGTTCTTCCTTGGAGATCTTAGATCTTAGCTATAACCACATAGAAGGGAATATTCCAAGTTGGATTGAGAAACTTTTGTCCTTACGTTACTTGATCTTACGTAACAACAATCTTGAAGGTGAATTACCTACTCAATTGTGCAAATTGGAAGAATTACGCTTGATAGATCTCTCTCAGAACAATCTTTTTGGAAAAATTCCTTCTTGCCTAAATTTTACTTCCCTCCGTGAAGGATATGAGAATGatgaaagtttaatttatgatttgatggTTAACTATATAACTATTGGAAGGGGATATGAAGAGTCAGTACAGTTCACTACTAAAAGTATGTTATACTCTTACAAAGCAAAAATACTCGCGTTAATGTCAGGAATTGATCTTTcatgtaataaattatttggTGAAATTCCTCATCAAATCGGAAACTTTACAGGGATTCATACTCTTAACCTTTCTCATAATAATTTGACAGGATCAATCCCAACAACATTCTCAAATCTCAAACAGATTGAGAGTTTAGATCTTTCTTACAATAATTTGAATGGGAATATCCCTTCTGAACTAATAGAGATATACACTTTGTCTGTATTCAGTGTGGCATACAATAATTTATCAGGCAGAACACCTAAAAGGATTAGACAATTTGCAACCTTTGAAGAGAGTAGCTATGAAGGAAATATATTTCTTTGTGGATTGCCATTGAATAAAAGTTGCAGCCCGTTGGAATCACCATCATTGGCACCAAAAGCTTCATCAATTATCAAGGAAGATgatagtgattttgttgataagGACATTTTCTATGTAAGTTTTGTGGTGACCTACATAGTTGTGCTTATAGCATTTGCTGCAATTTTGTATGTGAATCCATATTGGCGACGAACATGGTTTTATCTTGTGGAGATGTGGATACTTTCTTCCtactattttgttattgatCATCTCACACTATTTTATCGTTAA